In Aliarcobacter faecis, a genomic segment contains:
- a CDS encoding alpha/beta hydrolase encodes MKQNNERREFLKKSAVATTILVGASTMAFSNDSKADKKISDIWDKTFPKSNNVEHKKVSFTNRYGIKIVADLYVPKNIENKKLSALAIGGPFGAVKEQSSGLYAQTMAERGFITLAFDPSYTGESSGESRNLASPEISTEDFSAAVDFLGLQKNVNREKIGIIGICGWGGFALNAASVDKRIKAVATTVMYDMTRVMTKGYNDSTTFEQKEAFLNQLAEQRWKDVENGKPAYQLPYNKLAGGEAQFLVEYADYYMTPRGYHKRSVNSGNAWTMTTPLPFLNSKILTYIDEISPRPILIIAGEKAHSRYFSQTAFENAKEPKELIIVADAVHTDLYDKMDKIPFDKIVEFFSKNLK; translated from the coding sequence ATGAAACAAAATAATGAAAGAAGAGAATTTTTGAAAAAAAGTGCAGTAGCAACAACAATATTAGTAGGAGCAAGTACTATGGCTTTTTCAAATGATAGTAAAGCTGATAAAAAAATAAGTGATATTTGGGATAAAACTTTTCCTAAAAGCAACAATGTAGAGCATAAAAAAGTAAGTTTTACAAATAGATATGGTATCAAAATAGTAGCTGATTTATATGTACCTAAAAATATTGAAAATAAAAAGCTATCAGCTTTGGCTATTGGTGGTCCATTTGGTGCAGTAAAAGAGCAATCATCTGGTCTTTATGCACAAACTATGGCAGAAAGAGGATTTATAACTTTAGCTTTTGACCCATCTTATACAGGAGAAAGTTCTGGTGAATCTCGTAATCTTGCTTCACCTGAGATTAGCACAGAAGATTTTAGTGCAGCAGTTGATTTTCTTGGTTTACAAAAAAATGTAAATCGTGAAAAAATCGGAATTATTGGTATTTGTGGTTGGGGTGGATTTGCACTTAATGCAGCTTCTGTTGATAAAAGAATAAAAGCAGTTGCAACAACTGTAATGTATGATATGACAAGAGTGATGACAAAAGGTTATAATGACTCTACAACTTTTGAACAAAAAGAAGCATTTTTAAACCAATTAGCTGAACAAAGATGGAAAGATGTTGAAAATGGTAAACCAGCATATCAACTACCATATAATAAACTAGCAGGTGGAGAAGCACAGTTTTTAGTTGAATATGCCGATTATTATATGACACCAAGAGGTTATCATAAGCGTTCTGTAAATTCAGGTAATGCTTGGACGATGACAACTCCACTACCATTTTTAAATTCTAAAATCCTAACTTATATTGATGAAATTTCGCCAAGACCTATACTTATCATCGCAGGAGAAAAAGCACATTCAAGATATTTTAGCCAAACAGCTTTTGAAAATGCAAAAGAACCAAAAGAGCTTATCATCGTTGCAGATGCAGTTCATACAGATTTATATGACAAAATGGACAAAATTCCATTTGATAAAATAGTAGAGTTTTTTTCAAAAAATTTAAAGTAA
- a CDS encoding 2-oxoacid:acceptor oxidoreductase family protein has protein sequence MSQNRTLMRFTGVGGQGVLLAGEIFAAAKINNGGFGLKTATYTSQVRGGPTVVDITLQDEEIIYPYANDGEIDFMLSVAQISFDLFKNGVKNGATIVVEPNLVRPSNEDKNRWNIIEIPIITIAKEEVGNVITQSILALAIANYFTGETIPKEVLRSTMLSKIPAKLHDMNNKAYDLGYKYAKEADNR, from the coding sequence ATGTCACAAAATCGAACTTTAATGAGATTTACAGGGGTTGGTGGTCAAGGTGTACTTCTAGCTGGTGAAATTTTTGCTGCTGCAAAGATTAACAATGGTGGATTTGGTCTAAAAACAGCAACTTATACTTCACAAGTTCGTGGTGGTCCAACTGTTGTTGATATAACTTTACAAGATGAAGAGATAATCTACCCTTATGCAAATGATGGTGAGATAGATTTTATGCTTTCTGTTGCTCAAATCTCTTTTGATCTATTTAAAAATGGAGTAAAAAATGGTGCAACAATAGTAGTTGAACCAAACTTAGTAAGACCAAGCAATGAAGATAAAAATAGATGGAATATTATTGAAATCCCTATTATTACAATAGCAAAAGAGGAAGTAGGAAATGTAATTACTCAATCTATTTTAGCTTTAGCAATAGCAAACTATTTTACAGGAGAAACAATTCCAAAAGAGGTTTTAAGAAGTACAATGCTTTCAAAAATCCCTGCAAAACTTCACGATATGAATAATAAAGCTTATGATTTAGGTTATAAATATGCCAAAGAGGCTGATAATAGATAA
- a CDS encoding MFS transporter encodes MQTNINSTDKKSLWSAVWGMALCAFVLIASEFMPVAFLTLMSNDLSITTGQAGQSISISGIFAFFTSLFLGSIIGNMNRKKAILLFVFFMLISGLIVTFAPNQTILLLGRAILGISVGGFWSMQTAVILKIVNEKEVPKALALMNGGNALATMLAAPLGSYLGGVIGWRGAFFIIVPFAIITFIWQYKALPNLPIQEKTSRKSNVFSAFKVLKKKIVSMGILAIIFLFMGQFALFSYIRPYLETVINVNYQQLTILLFTMGIAGLIGNMIVGNLLKRTLYLLLILFPFLMMVVALLFIFINHSFLNMLVLMFLWGFLGTSLPTVWWTWLSKTLIGDEVEAGGGLMVAVIQLAITIGAFFGGILYDILGFVATFLFSALILFLCSLMAYITRAEYRRSRLIEDLTL; translated from the coding sequence ATGCAAACAAATATAAATAGTACAGATAAAAAATCTCTTTGGAGTGCAGTTTGGGGTATGGCTTTATGTGCTTTTGTTTTAATTGCTAGTGAGTTTATGCCAGTAGCTTTTTTAACTTTGATGAGTAATGATTTAAGTATCACAACAGGACAAGCAGGGCAAAGTATCTCAATATCAGGGATTTTTGCCTTTTTTACAAGTCTATTTTTAGGTTCAATAATAGGAAATATGAATAGGAAAAAAGCTATTTTACTTTTTGTATTTTTTATGCTTATTTCTGGGCTTATTGTAACTTTTGCTCCAAACCAAACTATTTTACTACTTGGAAGAGCTATTTTAGGTATAAGTGTTGGTGGATTTTGGAGTATGCAAACAGCAGTTATACTAAAAATTGTAAATGAAAAAGAAGTTCCAAAAGCTTTGGCTTTGATGAATGGTGGAAATGCACTAGCAACGATGTTAGCAGCTCCATTGGGAAGTTATTTAGGTGGAGTTATTGGCTGGAGAGGTGCATTTTTTATCATTGTTCCTTTTGCAATAATTACTTTTATTTGGCAATATAAAGCTCTACCAAATTTGCCAATACAAGAGAAAACAAGCCGTAAATCAAATGTTTTTAGTGCCTTTAAAGTTTTGAAAAAAAAGATAGTTTCTATGGGGATTTTAGCGATAATCTTTCTTTTTATGGGGCAATTTGCACTATTTTCATATATTCGTCCATATTTAGAAACAGTTATAAATGTAAACTACCAACAGCTTACAATACTACTTTTTACGATGGGAATAGCTGGGCTTATAGGTAATATGATAGTGGGAAATCTACTAAAAAGAACTCTATATTTGTTGCTGATACTTTTTCCATTTTTGATGATGGTTGTTGCACTTTTATTTATTTTTATTAATCACTCATTTTTAAATATGTTAGTTTTGATGTTTTTATGGGGATTTTTAGGAACTTCTTTGCCAACTGTTTGGTGGACTTGGTTGAGTAAGACTTTAATTGGTGATGAGGTTGAAGCTGGTGGTGGTTTGATGGTTGCAGTTATTCAACTTGCTATTACTATTGGAGCATTCTTTGGTGGGATTTTATATGATATTCTTGGATTTGTTGCGACATTTTTATTTAGTGCTTTGATACTTTTTTTATGTTCGCTTATGGCATATATTACAAGAGCAGAGTATAGAAGAAGTAGGCTTATTGAAGATTTGACTTTATAA
- a CDS encoding MalY/PatB family protein, which translates to MKYNFDKIINRKNTNSSKWDTTKDGVLPMWVADMDFEVAPVIVENIIKKAQHSVFGYSIIPKEYYEAEINWWKKRYDFIIKKEWIEPTIGVIPSLSSIIQTFCKKDDKVLIQSPVYHYFNITIERNDIEIVTNNLIYENNSYKIDFEDFEKKVKDEKVKLFILCNPHNPVGRVWGKNELQKMGEICIKNGVLIVSDEIHRDLVFKGFSHTPFASISEEFLQNSITCTSATKTFNIAGLKASNIIVANQDLRVKLNSFLTKNEIKSLNIFGIDTTITAYENCEDWLDELLVYLERNRDFLTDFIEKNIPELKVIKAEATYLLWIDIKELNIDSIKFTKRLEELGKLRVIAGATFGENADNFIRINIACPFETLKDGLNRLKDGVNKIKE; encoded by the coding sequence ATGAAATACAATTTTGACAAAATTATAAATAGAAAAAATACAAATAGCTCAAAATGGGATACAACAAAAGATGGTGTTTTACCTATGTGGGTAGCAGATATGGATTTTGAAGTAGCTCCAGTAATAGTTGAAAATATTATAAAAAAAGCCCAACATTCAGTTTTTGGATATAGCATAATTCCAAAAGAGTATTATGAAGCCGAAATAAACTGGTGGAAAAAAAGGTATGACTTTATCATTAAAAAAGAGTGGATTGAGCCAACTATAGGGGTAATACCATCTTTAAGTTCAATAATTCAAACCTTTTGTAAAAAAGATGATAAAGTTTTAATACAATCTCCTGTTTATCACTATTTTAATATCACTATAGAAAGAAATGATATTGAAATTGTAACAAATAATTTAATCTATGAAAATAACTCCTATAAAATAGACTTTGAAGATTTTGAGAAAAAAGTAAAAGATGAAAAAGTAAAGCTTTTTATATTATGTAACCCTCACAATCCAGTAGGAAGAGTTTGGGGTAAAAATGAACTACAAAAAATGGGAGAGATTTGTATAAAAAATGGAGTACTTATAGTAAGTGATGAGATACATAGAGATTTAGTTTTTAAAGGTTTTTCCCACACTCCATTTGCTTCAATTTCTGAAGAGTTTTTGCAAAACTCTATTACTTGTACTTCTGCTACAAAAACTTTTAATATTGCTGGTTTAAAAGCTTCAAATATTATAGTTGCAAATCAAGATTTAAGAGTAAAACTAAATAGTTTTTTAACTAAAAATGAGATAAAAAGCCTAAACATTTTTGGTATAGACACTACTATTACTGCTTATGAAAATTGTGAAGATTGGTTAGATGAACTTTTAGTCTATCTTGAAAGAAATAGAGATTTTTTAACAGACTTTATAGAAAAAAATATTCCTGAGTTAAAAGTTATAAAAGCTGAAGCCACTTATCTTTTGTGGATTGATATAAAAGAGCTAAATATTGACTCTATAAAGTTTACAAAAAGATTAGAAGAGTTAGGAAAATTAAGAGTTATAGCAGGAGCTACTTTTGGAGAAAATGCAGATAATTTTATAAGAATAAATATTGCTTGTCCTTTTGAAACTTTAAAAGATGGTTTAAATAGATTGAAAGATGGAGTTAATAAGATAAAAGAATGA
- a CDS encoding AraC family transcriptional regulator, with protein MSMEKQRLQILEFVYKKYGQKNGEIKTQIPSLTFYLEKKKTQNSNIQYEPSFCSILQGKKAVGFGNNLYTYEQNEYLLSSTHLPAKVQIIEASEEKPYLSYKIDFKLEDIYEVLKNTNPTNFKQNKKVEKGLFFDELNERLFDAIYRLIMLLDKPKEEIDYLSSLIIKELLFILINDKAGNFLSKFSMQSTISNKIVQVISKIKENFTDKLNIKELADEVGISESSLYNNFKIVTQMTPIQFQKNLRLQEAKMLLSLQNIDVLTTSIMVGYESVSQFSKDYSKMYKMSPKKHANYLKTQNL; from the coding sequence ATGAGTATGGAAAAACAAAGATTACAGATTTTAGAATTTGTATATAAAAAATATGGGCAAAAAAATGGCGAAATAAAGACACAAATTCCTAGTTTGACTTTTTATTTAGAAAAGAAAAAAACTCAAAATTCAAATATCCAGTATGAACCATCTTTTTGTTCAATTTTGCAAGGTAAAAAAGCAGTTGGATTTGGAAACAATCTTTATACTTATGAGCAAAATGAATACTTGCTTTCATCTACTCATCTTCCTGCAAAAGTGCAAATAATCGAAGCTAGTGAAGAAAAACCTTATCTTTCATACAAAATTGATTTTAAACTTGAAGATATTTATGAAGTTTTGAAAAACACAAATCCCACAAACTTTAAGCAAAATAAAAAAGTAGAAAAAGGGCTATTTTTTGATGAATTAAACGAAAGATTATTTGATGCAATTTATCGACTTATTATGCTTTTGGATAAACCAAAAGAAGAAATAGACTATCTTTCATCTTTGATTATAAAAGAGCTTTTATTTATTTTGATAAACGATAAAGCTGGAAATTTTTTAAGTAAATTTTCTATGCAAAGCACTATTTCAAACAAAATAGTGCAAGTAATTTCTAAAATAAAAGAGAATTTTACAGATAAATTAAATATAAAAGAACTAGCAGATGAAGTTGGAATAAGTGAGTCATCTTTGTACAATAATTTTAAAATTGTTACACAAATGACACCAATACAGTTTCAAAAAAACTTAAGACTTCAAGAAGCAAAAATGCTTTTGTCTTTGCAAAATATCGATGTTTTGACAACTTCTATTATGGTTGGATATGAAAGTGTTAGCCAATTTAGTAAGGATTATTCAAAAATGTATAAAATGAGTCCCAAAAAACATGCAAACTATCTAAAAACTCAAAATTTGTAG
- a CDS encoding cupin domain-containing protein translates to MQKNIFKYLPKLFFIGIAFIFTACSYHQKNEDIFEKGELLSQDIITGKSYHNKIVEEDDIYTTAVGVEKFEAGARNVWHSHPSGQIIIVLDGVGYHQIEGKKIEIMKKGDVVKCPPNVLHWHGASKHSSVTQMYILPNTQNGLANFTTKKVSDDEYNGAKE, encoded by the coding sequence ATGCAAAAAAATATATTCAAATATTTACCAAAACTTTTTTTCATAGGTATAGCTTTTATATTTACAGCTTGTAGTTATCATCAAAAAAATGAAGATATTTTTGAAAAGGGGGAGTTGTTATCACAAGATATTATAACTGGAAAATCTTATCACAATAAGATAGTAGAAGAAGATGATATTTACACAACAGCAGTTGGAGTTGAAAAGTTTGAAGCAGGAGCAAGAAATGTTTGGCACTCTCATCCAAGTGGGCAGATTATTATCGTTTTAGACGGAGTTGGTTATCATCAAATAGAGGGTAAAAAAATCGAAATAATGAAAAAAGGTGATGTTGTAAAATGTCCACCAAATGTACTGCATTGGCATGGTGCTTCAAAACATAGCAGTGTAACACAGATGTATATCTTGCCAAATACTCAAAATGGTTTAGCAAATTTTACTACAAAAAAAGTAAGTGATGATGAGTACAATGGTGCAAAAGAATAA
- a CDS encoding cyclophilin-like fold protein, with translation MKRAIFIAIILAFSNLYGSNDMKIYVKANNNTVVFKLNNSTASKELYSQLPLKIKVENYSTNEKIFYPPNKLSTSNTPMSNAKNGTLAYYAPWGNVVMFYKDFGTGSGLFELGSVESGKEDIPNLFGTIEITKD, from the coding sequence ATGAAAAGAGCAATATTTATAGCAATTATTTTAGCTTTTTCAAATTTATATGGGAGTAATGATATGAAAATATATGTAAAAGCAAATAACAATACAGTAGTTTTTAAACTAAACAACTCAACAGCCTCAAAAGAGCTATATTCACAACTTCCACTAAAAATAAAAGTTGAAAATTATAGTACAAATGAGAAGATATTTTATCCACCAAATAAACTTTCAACATCAAATACACCTATGTCAAATGCTAAAAATGGAACTTTAGCATATTATGCTCCTTGGGGAAATGTTGTTATGTTTTATAAAGATTTTGGAACAGGAAGTGGACTTTTTGAGTTAGGAAGTGTAGAGAGTGGAAAAGAGGATATTCCAAATCTATTTGGAACTATTGAAATAACAAAAGATTAA
- a CDS encoding cytochrome b/b6 domain-containing protein, with the protein MGYFNSKKSLNLRVWHWFNFIAIFGLMFTYIFRETWFDKTNNALLIKNKLLEFGLEISNEKSVVLAKMLRETMWNWHYIFGFMLVFLLILRFYAFFINMENNPLSKLKEKTNTHIKIVNFTHFIFYIITFYVCISGVIMFFKDDLNLTKESLKLVKELHAYSFWFFLFFVFTHIFGVIKAEISSDKGLISEMFSGGQDSK; encoded by the coding sequence ATGGGTTACTTTAATAGTAAAAAAAGTTTGAATTTAAGAGTTTGGCATTGGTTTAATTTTATTGCAATTTTTGGACTTATGTTTACATATATTTTTAGGGAAACTTGGTTTGATAAGACAAATAATGCTCTTTTAATAAAAAATAAACTTTTAGAGTTTGGATTAGAAATAAGTAATGAAAAATCAGTTGTTTTAGCAAAAATGTTAAGAGAAACTATGTGGAATTGGCACTATATTTTTGGTTTCATGTTAGTTTTTTTATTGATTCTTAGATTTTATGCTTTTTTTATAAATATGGAAAATAATCCACTTTCTAAATTGAAAGAGAAAACTAATACTCATATAAAAATTGTTAATTTTACCCATTTTATTTTTTACATTATCACTTTTTATGTATGTATTAGTGGTGTTATTATGTTTTTTAAAGATGATTTGAATCTTACAAAAGAGAGTTTAAAACTGGTAAAAGAGCTTCATGCTTACTCTTTTTGGTTTTTTCTATTTTTTGTTTTTACTCATATTTTTGGAGTTATAAAAGCTGAAATAAGTAGTGATAAAGGTCTTATTAGTGAAATGTTTAGTGGAGGGCAAGATTCAAAATAA
- a CDS encoding 2-oxoglutarate ferredoxin oxidoreductase subunit beta: MAFNYDEYLRTDKMPTLWCWGCGDGVILKALIRAIDKLGWNMDDVCVVSGIGCSGRFSSYINCNTVHTTHGRTLAYATGIKLANPNKKVIVVGGDGDGLAIGGNHTIHASRRNIDLTYILINNFIYGLTNSQTSPTTPKGMWTATMERGNIDPTFDSCKLVEAAGASFVARETMIDPKKLEKTLVKALEHKGFSYLEVFSNCHVNLGRKNKMASATANLEWIDSISLAKTKFDMLEDSEKDGKFPTGVLKQDLEALEYCEAYEKVKEAHKNKTMVEL; this comes from the coding sequence ATGGCTTTTAACTATGATGAATATTTAAGAACAGATAAAATGCCAACTTTATGGTGTTGGGGATGTGGTGATGGAGTTATATTAAAAGCATTAATTAGAGCTATTGATAAACTTGGTTGGAATATGGATGATGTTTGTGTTGTTTCTGGGATTGGGTGTTCTGGAAGATTTAGTTCATATATAAATTGTAATACTGTTCACACAACACATGGAAGAACTTTGGCTTATGCAACTGGTATAAAACTTGCAAATCCAAACAAAAAAGTAATAGTTGTTGGTGGAGATGGAGATGGATTAGCTATTGGTGGAAATCATACAATTCATGCAAGTAGAAGAAATATTGATTTAACATATATTTTAATTAATAACTTTATTTATGGTCTTACAAACTCTCAAACAAGTCCAACAACTCCAAAGGGAATGTGGACAGCAACAATGGAGAGAGGAAATATTGACCCAACATTTGACTCTTGTAAATTAGTTGAAGCTGCTGGTGCTTCTTTTGTTGCAAGAGAGACTATGATTGATCCAAAAAAGCTTGAAAAAACTTTAGTAAAAGCTCTTGAGCATAAAGGTTTTTCATATTTAGAGGTATTTTCTAATTGCCATGTAAATTTAGGAAGAAAAAACAAAATGGCAAGTGCAACAGCAAATTTAGAGTGGATAGACTCAATTTCTCTAGCAAAAACTAAGTTTGATATGCTTGAAGATAGTGAGAAAGATGGAAAATTCCCAACTGGAGTTTTAAAACAAGATTTAGAAGCACTTGAATATTGTGAAGCTTATGAAAAAGTAAAAGAGGCTCACAAAAATAAAACTATGGTTGAGTTATAA
- a CDS encoding competence/damage-inducible protein A, whose protein sequence is MNKKINFYSVIIGTEILNGRRKDAHFSFLNKELLNRGWEHKASFIIEDDPELILNIFNLIKSDENSVMFCFGGIGATPDDFTRVVAAKAFTNGNMEFHEDAKQRIIEEFKKEAYPHRVNMAYLPLDAKLLKNIVNNVAGFYLEDRFFFTPGFPSMSQSMVIEALDKLYPKNISKYRKTITINSSENDLIDSMKRIPHHLDFSSLPKIIGNERKVVISLAGYDKDEVDFYFQIFIDFCLEFKKEYELKDIFEKSS, encoded by the coding sequence ATGAATAAAAAGATAAATTTTTATAGTGTTATTATTGGAACAGAGATTCTTAATGGGCGTAGAAAAGATGCTCACTTCTCTTTTTTAAATAAAGAACTTTTAAATCGTGGTTGGGAGCATAAAGCCTCTTTTATAATTGAAGATGATCCTGAACTTATATTAAATATTTTTAATCTTATAAAATCTGATGAAAACTCTGTAATGTTCTGTTTTGGTGGAATTGGTGCAACACCTGATGATTTTACAAGAGTTGTAGCAGCAAAAGCTTTTACAAATGGTAATATGGAGTTTCATGAAGATGCTAAACAAAGAATAATAGAAGAGTTTAAGAAAGAAGCTTATCCTCATAGAGTAAATATGGCATATTTACCTTTAGATGCAAAACTTCTTAAAAATATTGTAAATAATGTAGCAGGATTTTATTTAGAAGATAGATTTTTCTTTACTCCAGGATTTCCCTCTATGAGTCAAAGTATGGTAATAGAAGCTTTAGATAAACTCTATCCTAAAAATATCTCAAAATATAGAAAAACAATCACTATAAATAGTAGTGAAAATGATTTGATAGATAGTATGAAAAGAATTCCACATCATCTTGATTTTTCATCTTTACCAAAAATTATTGGAAATGAGAGAAAGGTTGTAATTTCACTTGCTGGGTATGATAAAGATGAAGTAGATTTTTATTTCCAAATCTTTATAGATTTTTGCTTAGAATTTAAAAAAGAGTATGAATTAAAAGATATTTTTGAAAAAAGTAGTTAG
- a CDS encoding 2-oxoglutarate synthase subunit alpha gives MSRELISTGNELAALAAVDSKCEFFGGYPITPSSEIMHSLSSKLPAIGGVCIQMEDEIAGICSALGAAMSGKRSMTASSGPGISLKSENLGLGYIAEVPLVVINVMRGGPSTGLPTRVAQGDILQAKNPTHGDVKSITLMPGNLTECYSEVVRAFNLADRFMQPVFVLLDETIGHMAGKVTLPDLKEIEENIILRKRFNGDKKDYLPYGVKDDEPAVLNPMFEGFRYHFTGLHHGPTGHPTEDGVVCDALMKRLFKKVEAHTDELELNEEYMLDDADILIIAYGSVSLGAKEAINRLRKEGIKAGMFRPKTIWPSPEKRIKELVNRFDKVLVAELNMGQYTQEIQRVSGRLNFDTLLKANGRPLSPLEIIEKVKGM, from the coding sequence ATGTCAAGAGAATTAATATCAACAGGAAATGAATTAGCAGCTTTAGCAGCAGTTGATTCAAAATGTGAATTTTTTGGAGGATATCCTATTACTCCTTCAAGTGAAATAATGCACTCATTATCATCAAAACTACCTGCAATTGGTGGAGTTTGTATTCAAATGGAAGATGAAATAGCAGGAATTTGTTCTGCTTTAGGAGCTGCTATGAGTGGTAAAAGATCAATGACAGCATCTTCTGGTCCTGGAATTTCACTAAAATCTGAAAATTTAGGACTTGGATATATTGCTGAAGTCCCTTTAGTTGTTATAAATGTAATGAGAGGAGGACCTTCAACTGGACTTCCTACAAGAGTGGCACAAGGTGATATTTTACAAGCAAAAAATCCAACTCATGGAGATGTAAAATCTATTACTTTAATGCCTGGAAATTTAACAGAGTGTTATAGTGAAGTTGTACGAGCTTTTAATCTAGCAGATAGATTTATGCAACCAGTTTTTGTTTTACTTGATGAAACTATTGGTCATATGGCTGGAAAAGTTACTCTTCCAGATTTAAAAGAGATAGAAGAAAACATAATCTTGCGAAAAAGATTTAATGGTGATAAAAAAGATTATCTCCCTTATGGTGTAAAAGATGATGAACCAGCGGTTTTAAATCCTATGTTTGAGGGATTTAGATATCACTTTACAGGGCTTCATCACGGACCAACTGGTCATCCAACAGAAGATGGAGTTGTTTGTGATGCTTTAATGAAAAGATTATTTAAAAAAGTTGAAGCTCATACAGATGAACTAGAATTAAATGAAGAGTATATGTTAGATGATGCAGATATTTTAATAATTGCTTATGGTTCAGTATCACTAGGTGCTAAAGAGGCTATAAACCGTCTTCGAAAAGAGGGAATAAAAGCTGGAATGTTTAGACCAAAAACTATTTGGCCAAGCCCTGAAAAAAGAATAAAAGAGCTTGTAAACAGATTTGATAAAGTTTTAGTTGCTGAACTTAATATGGGACAATATACTCAAGAGATACAAAGAGTTAGTGGAAGATTAAACTTTGATACACTTTTAAAAGCAAATGGAAGACCACTTTCACCACTTGAAATAATAGAAAAAGTAAAAGGAATGTAA
- a CDS encoding iron-containing alcohol dehydrogenase: MENFSFYNPTRVEFGKDKEKNIGKYISEFGVKKVLLVYGSERIKKDGLFDTVEKSLKENSIEFVSFGGVISNPIIKTVREAIKMAKEQKVEAILSVGGGSVLDSSKTIAVGSLSECEIWDFFLGKEQITKALPIFDIITLAATGSEMNGYAVITNEKTKQKFNIWSPLIYPKISVINPELQKSVSKDYLVYSASDIIAHCIEGYFTAKIQSQYNSGYVENIIKTVIRTTEILIENPDDYSARGEFAWAATNALNGTTTVGTAGFSFPNHMIEHSLSALYNVPHGAGLSVVMPAWMKWYYKNNEVQFIRFAKEVFGKNSAIEGIVALENWFNKIGTPTRLKQFDLDEKNISEIIKNLSFQEEISKDDLEKILNNAL; encoded by the coding sequence ATGGAAAATTTTAGTTTTTATAATCCAACAAGAGTTGAGTTTGGAAAAGATAAAGAGAAAAATATAGGAAAATATATAAGTGAGTTTGGTGTAAAAAAAGTTTTGCTAGTTTATGGAAGTGAACGAATAAAAAAAGATGGGCTTTTTGATACAGTTGAGAAGAGTTTAAAAGAGAATAGTATAGAGTTTGTAAGCTTTGGTGGAGTTATAAGTAACCCAATTATAAAAACTGTAAGAGAAGCTATAAAAATGGCAAAAGAGCAAAAAGTTGAAGCTATTTTAAGTGTTGGTGGTGGTTCAGTGCTTGATAGTTCAAAGACAATCGCTGTTGGAAGTTTAAGTGAGTGTGAAATTTGGGATTTCTTTTTAGGTAAAGAGCAAATTACAAAGGCATTACCTATTTTTGATATTATAACTCTAGCAGCAACAGGAAGTGAGATGAATGGTTATGCTGTTATAACAAATGAGAAAACAAAACAAAAGTTTAATATTTGGTCACCACTTATTTATCCAAAAATATCAGTTATAAATCCAGAACTTCAAAAGAGTGTTTCAAAGGATTATTTAGTTTATTCAGCTTCAGATATTATAGCTCACTGTATTGAAGGATATTTTACTGCAAAAATTCAATCACAATATAATAGTGGTTATGTAGAAAATATTATAAAAACAGTTATAAGAACAACAGAGATTTTAATAGAAAATCCAGATGATTATAGTGCAAGAGGAGAGTTTGCTTGGGCTGCAACAAATGCACTAAATGGAACAACAACGGTTGGAACAGCTGGTTTTTCTTTTCCAAATCATATGATAGAACATTCACTTTCAGCACTTTATAATGTACCTCATGGTGCAGGATTATCTGTTGTAATGCCAGCTTGGATGAAGTGGTATTATAAAAATAATGAGGTACAATTTATAAGATTTGCAAAAGAGGTTTTTGGAAAAAATAGTGCAATTGAAGGCATAGTTGCTTTAGAAAATTGGTTTAATAAAATAGGAACTCCTACAAGATTAAAACAGTTTGATTTAGATGAAAAGAATATATCTGAAATTATTAAAAATTTATCATTTCAAGAAGAGATTTCAAAAGATGATTTAGAGAAGATTTTAAATAATGCTCTTTAA